GGCATTTAATTGAAGATTTAGCCAAGGCTTTGGGCGCGGCAACGGCCTGCTCTAAACCAGTGGCAGACGTGGGCTGGAGACCTCACCATGAGCACGTTGGCCAAACTGGTATCACCGTGAGCCCTAACTTATACATTGCCGTGGGTATCTCTGGTGCCATCCAACACCTGGCCGGGGTTAACTCTTCTAAAGTAATTGTCGTTATCAATAAAGATCCAGAAGCTCCGTTCTTCAAAGCCGCCGATTATGGCATTGTAGGAGACGCGACTGAGGTTGTTCCTAAATTGATAGAAGCCGCCAAGGCTTTAGACAAATAGAAGAGATATTGTGAAGAAAATTGAGCTAGAGATTCTGGGTTTGTCCTCCAGTCAGTCCCAGTCAGGGTCGTTTGCGCTGGTGCTGGGGGAGAAAGACGGAAGCCGCCGGTTGCCCATCATCATTGGTATGTTTGAGGCACAGTCCATTGCCATACAGATAGAGAAAATCAATCCCACCCGTCCTCTGACGCATGATCTGTTTAAGACCTTCGCCCAGCAAATGGACGTGTCTGTGCAAGAGATCATGATCTCAGACTTAAAGGAAGGGGTGTTTTTCTCCAAGATTGTCTGCCACGCCGGCGAGAAGGAGTTTGAGCTGGACGCCCGTCCCTCAGACGCCATTGCCATTGGTCTGCGCTTTGGGGTGCCCATTTATACGGTAGAGTCTGTTCTTTCTGAGGCCGGCATCATCTTAAGTGACCTGGAGGATGAAGAGGAGGAGGACGATGAAGAAACCGATGAAATCCCTACTTCCTCAGGGGCGGGGAGCAGCAGTTCTGCCAGTTCTTCTTCTAGCAAAGCCAAACTCACGGAGGTATCTGTAGACGAGCTGAACCAGATGCTGAATGAAG
The nucleotide sequence above comes from Nibribacter ruber. Encoded proteins:
- a CDS encoding bifunctional nuclease family protein, with amino-acid sequence MKKIELEILGLSSSQSQSGSFALVLGEKDGSRRLPIIIGMFEAQSIAIQIEKINPTRPLTHDLFKTFAQQMDVSVQEIMISDLKEGVFFSKIVCHAGEKEFELDARPSDAIAIGLRFGVPIYTVESVLSEAGIILSDLEDEEEEDDEETDEIPTSSGAGSSSSASSSSSKAKLTEVSVDELNQMLNEALEKEDYEKAAKIRDELNKRN